TTGTATTGAAGATCTGGTTACCTATAAGCACAAACAGTTATGTTTTTGCGTCATTACATATTTATTCACTTATTTCCAGATATCTTCTAaactacccacaatgcactatTTTTCAACGTCATATTGAGTATCTACTCTGTGCTACAGAGTGTGTATGCCAGCTCGGTAGCTGGCTCAAGCTTGCAAATGTTAGCCATAGTGTTAACATTTGTCATTTTCAACAAATGCACTGGGTTGGTTGAAAAGTGATACTAAACTTACATACCAGCACTATTTTGACATAGTGGAATAATTTATTTTTAACAtacaagtttttatttttttattatccctAATCTATCCCCTTAAATCATCTAACTTAACCCCAGCCCTAAACCTCCCTTCCACCTCTCCCGGGCAGCATGCTGCCcccacttcctctcctccctcttcatccTCCCCCTCAAAGTTCCTTCCATCCTCCTCACTATCCCCTCCACCCccaatctctccctgtctttgACACATCCTTCCCTGTCAGTTTAAGGATCTACATTAAGATAGTCCTTCCAAAAGTTTCACGTCTGAATGGCTCCATCTCCTTGTCCTTCCATGCAAAGCGAACCGTATTCGCCAGCCCGATCCCAGGGACCGACCTATTTGAAAATGTTTGCTCCATCTCCACTCCCGCTCTCTTCCAAAAAAGGAAAAACTGAAAAGAAAAGCAACAACGGCTGAGAATCGTTACCCCCAAAAAACTTTACTGCCCTCCGGCCTTCGACTTTCAGCTAAGAGGTTACGGTACCTCAGTACCCAACTTGAACTtagccacacaggagagaagcctaaCCAGTGTGACAAGAGACACTCTCATTCAAGTGTTCTgattaaacatcagaaaatacatgcagGAGATCCACGAAGTGTGGAATGATCTTcaacaccagacctgggtagtagaacacagagtgtagaatgatctccaacaccagacctgggtagtagaacacagagtgtggaatgatctccaacaccagacctgggtagtagaacacagagtgtaGAATGATCTCCAACACCAGACCTATATACTTCAAATCaccttttatttgtcacatacacttgtttagcagatgtcattgcggatgtagcaaaatgcttgtgtttctagctccaacagtccagtaatatctaacaagtaatatctaacaatacacacaatctaaaggaatggaattaagaatatataaatatttggacgagtgATGTCAGGGGgtcatagactaagatacagtagaataggatagaatacagtatatacatatgatatgagtaatgcatagactaagatacagtagaataggatagaatacagtatatacatatgagatgagtaatacatagactaagatacagtagaataggatagaatacagtatatacatatgagatgagtaatacatagactaagatacagtagaataggatagaatacagtatataccagaggtgggaccaagtcattgttttataagtcacaagtaagtctcaagtcttagcactcaagtcccaagtcaagacaagctatggggcgcaatcgggcgatgtaggcttgtacacaatcgcccaaccttaacacacacacacacacacacacacacacacacacacacacacacacacacacacacacatacacacacaccccctctgtgtgtggttacagtaggctaacttatgtcaatggttttaggaacagcagtaacatcaggcaggatttatgCAACGCTGGGGAGGCGAATGGTCAAGTCGtacgtcctctgaaacatgacccgccaaaccgagCTTCTtcacacccgcccgcttaaccctgAAGCAagccgcaccaatatgtcggaggaaacaccgttcacctgACGACCGGGGTCATCTTGCAggcgccacaaggagtcgctggaGCAAACCCTCCCCATAACCCatacgacgcttggccaattgtgtgccgccctatgggactcccgatcacagcagGTTGTGGTACagtccgggatcgaacccgggtctgtagtgacgcctctagcactgcgatgcagtaccttagatcgctgtgccactcgtgcaatttatttttttaaccaattCTGATGGTTGTTAAAAGTGGAATTTTGACATTATTAcagttatatcaacacactcaaCACTCCAAACACGCCCAACTATCAATCTCTTTGGCACcgtagacatctagtgaccacttgaTTCCATGTGACCAAACATTCCTGAGGCTGAGTCTTAAATAGTCGCCTGTCCCTTTTAATAGCCGGGCAATGGCACACAGCAAATACATTCAGGGTATGACTTTATGAAACTGACTTAAAAAAGctgtggtaaaaaaaaaatattcgcactaatcaatcaacacattcctgtctttgtatgtctcaatataatagtattatttaattaaatccatttaaaataatatttgtctgaaaataaaatatgatcctcaactgcgtttcccctccagtcagcagacaaCGATGTGCTTCATTCAGGCGACGCTGCCaacgtgacgtataatctagtggacggttcttcagaaacagctcgtcaaccacctcggtagcttgctagccaacatagcctaaagattcaagctatttatacgctttcgatgtatattagctactgtgttttagacacacttctgtcgtatctacttgttaacctatttaatattacgttattgtgtattagtcagctatagtagctggctggttaagttagcactagcctagtcgctaatgatagctagctagctaacatccctgaCCATGAGTTCAATAAACTACTCTCCTCCTGTtaaagaagaggaggtctgctggacggagaaagaaccTCTGGGGCTGAAcgttgtcgtgaaagaggaggaggaagaggaggatgttacagtaaaacaagtagagggtgaggctgttaccgtgaaagaagaagagaaagacgtttcagtgaaagaagaggaagaagcgttcagagtgaaagaggaggaagatgttACTGTAAAAGAAGAGGGGAATGCAGTTTTtggtgtgaaagaggaggagggagagattactgtcacattggaggaagaagaggaggttggagatctgttTAACATCAGTGagtaccgtctctgcagtcgtttaaccaatatgcagtaaaggggttctacactttaatgttgttctgtaggaatggctgaagctacactgtaccgtgtagaacatcaagagtggaccatcaacaaaacgttaacaattgatcaaatgcatccaatgacaatgcctgaaatactgtagtcctcaacATCTCTTATTAGATTAGCCCAAGATGTACTCTTTAGAGGGGCAATCAacatccattttgggacttatacattcatgatatgtacccattgtttgTTGAAGAAatcacttataaatgcctcatgagcttagttcaactgtcgtaccccatcagaacccaaaatataagctttttttactcctGTGTTTATCAAatgtgtaaacaaacactgtatatcctCAAAACATGATTAATTGATTTATTTGAGTCTCAAGCATTTCTAAAACATTTAACATTTTCATttaattctttaaaaaaaatctaatttagaacaagtaacgtaacaaaatgtggaaaaagggaagcggTCTGAACTTCATGAATGCACTATGACCCCAACTAAAAAAAATCTTGGGTCAACCAAGAATCGTCTTTTCTTTCTACCAACCGACTGGTAGAAATGTTATAACgtttatttttccatatatagacacaccccatatgttttaattaaatcaactatatgtactgaactggtctgatgctttaagcacgctgtttgattaaataattaagacacacaaatgactcgggagccagagatcaagatagccTAACCATCAGAAAAAACTCTTCCTCCTCCCGCTGCTGCCGGCCTTTGTAAATTTTgatgttatgctcctatagtttctggtaataggctacaccagcagtcggcgACCTTTTCCATTCCATCCATCCTTtgggttccttttggcaaactccaagcatgctgtcatgtgtcttttactgaggagtggcttccgtctggccactctaccataaaggcctgattgttggagtgctgcaaagatggttgtccttctgaaaagttttcccatctccacagaggaactctggagctctgtcagagtgaccacctccctggccaaggcccttctcccccaatcgcCAAGTTTGGCCGGGTgactagctctaggaagagtattacatttaacaatgatggaggccactgtgttcttggggacctttaatgctgcagaattgttttggtacccttccccagatctgtgcctcgacataatcctgtcttggagctctacggacaattccttcgacctcgttgcttggttttttctctgactgctctgtcaactgtgggaccttatttagacaggtgtgtgccttccaaatcatatccaatcaattgaatttaccacaggtggactctgaacaagttgtagatacatctcaaggatgattaatggaaacaagatgcacctgaaagcaattttgagtctcatagcaaagggtctgaatacttatgtaaataaggtatttctgttttttttacctgttttcactttgtcattatgggctattgatgACCCCCCTCTGAAACAAGATAGCCTAACCATCAGAAAAACTTCTTCTTTAGCCTACTCTTCCCGCTGCTGCTTGCCTTCGTAAATTCTgatgttatgctcctatagtttctggtaataggctataccagcagtcgttatgctcctatagtttctggtaataggctacaccagctgtcgttatgctcctatagtttctggtaataggctacaccaccagtcgttatgctcctatagtttctggtaataggctacaccagcagtcgttatgctcctatcgtttctggtaataggctacaccagcagtcgttatgctcctatagtttctggtaataggctacaccaccagtcgttatgctcctatagtttctggtaatatgCTACACCaccagtcgttatgctcctatagtttctggtaataggctacaccaccAGTCGTTATGcccctatagtttctggtaataggctacaccaccagtcgttatgctcctatagtttctggtaataggctacaccaccagtcgttatgctcctatagtttctggtaataggctacaccaccagtcgttatgctcctatcgtttctggtaataggctacaccagcagtcgttatgctcctatagtttctggtaataggctacaccaccAGTCGTTATgttcctatagtttctggtaataggctacaccaccAGTCGTTATGCTCcaatagtttctggtaataggctacaccagcagtcgttatgctcctatagtttctggtaataggctacaccagcagtcgttatgctcctatagtttctggtaataggctacaccagcagtcgttatgctcctatagtttctggtaataggctacgccagcagtcgttatgctcctatcgtttctggtaatagactacaccagcagtcgttatgctcctatagtttctggtaataggctacaccagcagtcagcaaccttttccatttggtgCCAATTTCTctgaccatttctactgatctggtgccAGTTGGGATTGTCCTGttcacattttactggaacagtttcatttaatttataatagtaataataattataatagtcTTTGTATCTCAACATAATTTAGAATAACAAAATattacagagtagcctagtgggatTATTCACAAAATGATCTGTTGATCAGCTTATGAAATGTCACAACAAAGACATTTTATTGTCCATGTTTCACATGAAATATGACATTATTTATAGTTATATGtgtatgttgttaggtgaagttatgggtcctacagatCGATAGTGTAAtgttcagaatacattgtgaaaaactaaaacttCCGCATTAAATggaggagtttctacaaccaAATTTCGTTAGCATCCTGACGCAATTTTAGCAAACACAGAAAAGGGCCTacattggagaccaaaagtcgtctggcacgctgcttaggatttcaacaacttaaataacttatttctagccaacaatcatcgatgttactactaatgtgaaaacaagacaaaatatgacttGTTGCTCACTTGACTGtattaagacaattgtcaaataattgAACAGACGTCAGTTGTTGTACAACTTCATGGGTACGCTCTGAGCATCACCTTTTACCTAAAAaaaacagtggatttctgcttTTGGGGGCCTTtcaccatctgtctgactttgttgttaacacaggagagagatgtggatcctctggggagcctcaacaacatcatgatgctgacgaggcagagaagagtctctccacatcagaacacctcaagaaacaccagcagagacccacaggAAGGAaacctcactgctgctctgactgtgggaaagatTGTAAATCTTCATCAAaacttaaaatacaccagagagTACACAcaagagagaagccttatagctgtgatcaatgtgggaagagttttactcagtcaaacTCCCTGAAATCACACCGGAaactacacacaggagagaaaccttatagctgtgatcaatgtgggaagagttatattacatctagccatctgacagtacaccacagaacacacacaggagagaaaccttttcgctgtgatcaatgtgggaaaggATTTATTAAGTCTAGCCATCTGACAGtacaccacagaacacacacaggagagaaatcttatagctgtgatcaatgtgggaagagatttaataaatctagccatctgacttcacaccagcgagtacacacaggagagaaatcttatagctgtgatcaatgtgggaagagtttaacTACATCTAGGAATCTGACCCTACACCAGTGGACACACAAAGGAGataaaccttttagctgtgatcaatgtgggaagagttttgttaggTTTAGCCatctgacagtacaccagagaacacacacaggagagaaaccttatagctgtgatcaatgtgggaagagatttaataaatctagccatctgactacacaccagcgagtacacacaggagagaaaccttatagctgtgatcaatgtgggaagagtttaacTACATCTAGGAATCTGACCCTACACCAGTGGACACACAAAGGAGataaaccttttagctgtgatcaatgtgggaagagttttgttaggTTTAGCCATCTGACAGTACACCAGTTGACACACAAAGGagataaaccttatagctgtgatcaatgtgggaagagatactctggtaaaagatctctgatcaaacatcagaaaatacatacatgaaggagttgtttcatgatgtcaatgaaataatgtcacaatgtagaatgtttttaacattgtagtaggagtattttaaggaaattcacaatgtagaaccctaaatgttTGCCCCATTCAATTgatttcagcatgatttggatATTAGCCTTGggaaaaatccaggctctgaattgaaagagtactatttatgtgatttaacaaaaagtgactcacacaaaaaaaaagctgtgttacacttaccatgttggtgacccacttgaatcaaaatgcaacacttcaaaatgtagctagctgttttctacaaattgtcctctaacctgtgatgtacacattattcctagattccgtgtggtttttgagctgttagttttaacaagacgtgcaacctcatctccctcctctcggcATAATTGAGTTCAacatgatatcgatgagtgatgacaaataagtgttgtgttcctttgtttagcgacccctagATTTAAATGcgtcactccaaaatgtagctgactgtcttctgcaggttgtcctctaaccagtgaggttaAAGATATTGTCAgagattgtcacaccctgaccatagtttgctttgtatgttttatgttttgtttggtcagggtgtgatctgagtgggcattctatgttgtgtgtctagtttttctgtttctgtgtttggcctgatatggttctcaatcagaggcaggtgttagtcgttgtctctgattgggaaccatatttatgtagcctgttttgtcattgtgggtgattgtctatgtaggtgttttgtgtcagcactatattattcattagcttcacgtttattgttttgtatagtttcgtCAAGTGTTCTCTGTGTTTATTAAATtcaagatgaacacttaccacgctgcatattggtcctccgatccttcaaacctctcctcctcagatgaggaggaagacgaacgtgacagatatctcccatttccatgtgttttttttttgttgtgttagtttcaacagcaagaacaacctgatttcccccctaaccgatatcagtgatttattgctatttgacaaaacaacagcgtttttggtgcttgtgcagtttataaggagcttgttttaaaaaatacacatattgtggcagatgtttgtgtatataccacatgttaggttttcaatttatccctaactgtttctgcatattggttattgatttggacacgttaaaactgtgttttgacattgggctatcccacctagcaaaatgtaattgaaaagatGTTGAAAATATGACTATGCAataaaatatttcatatttacatttcatgtaacatttagtaatgaTAATTATTCATGCAACCAACTGACAATTTTCGGGTataattatattgacattgttgccctgcTTTTAGAATATCATGGTTTATTCTCACATGTGCCGaaccaaatgtactagagcatgacattggggactgggccccgatccaacaacatgcctatcgagtgaaccCTGGAAAAAAGAGAGAAGCTCCAcggtgaggtggaaagttactacggatattgcaggagtttcctcttgaaatcagacatgtccgtGGCAAGGAGaacttggttgctgattgtctcaagggtgggcagtTAAAAAGATTTGTGTTTTGCGTGTAGCCAGTGtgttgccatggatcacaatttattaTGACTGCATgtttttccgtattggagatgagttttgtttgggctcgttccaaggggacgagagttctagaagctagtgagttttagaaagacgagagttctagaagggAAAAAATAATAGTTTAGGAATCTATagaaagaaaaaggagaaaaGATACAATTTTATTTTGAAATACGTGTTTTTAATTGTTTACAGACGGTAGACACCATatttatattgtagaaggtgaagcgttgtagttgattataatgagaaatggaagttgttttctgttggtggtgagcaaacttgtccaacaaaaaaTATAGGATATTTGTTGTCTTAAAGGGAAGGTGTTACATTTCCTTAGTgtgctcattagtctttcagttaGTCTTCTGTTTGTTGTGTACAAAATATTTCCGTTTAGTTTCATAGTTTTTTTCCtgagaagccattgtgttgcattcatgtctgaaatgtgctgtacaAATAAAGCTggatttgatttcaacaaatgaacccaatgaccgaccaatcaacagactctgGGTCCCTCTTAGTATGAAAATCAGTATCAATCCCATATCAAAGGATTCAACTACTGAAAACGAAAACAAACAAATGGATCAAACAGATCAATCCCAATTTTCCAGCCTActgaaggcgtggtggagtggtaaacaccaccccggctctaccaggggcttgaggtggtctcccacagctctgcttatgtcatgttctttttttggaatattttatttttgcattttccaattaacaacattcaagacaaacgtgaaaagatattagacaacaataggaCAAAGTGACAGTAACAGATGAGAGTAACAAAGAGAGAAAAAATCAAACTAATTATATATACAaacatacaataaaaaaaaaattataatgagACATTGGATCATATGGTCACCTGCCGTAGGCTACATATTATACATTACGTGTGAAACATTATATAAGGATAATATAGAGATTCATTCAATGTGATTCAATGTGATgtggggggagattctccatatttcttttttttttttttttttttaccgttattttaccaggtaagttgactgagaacacgttctcatttgcagcaacgacctggggaatagttacaggggagaggagggggatgaatgagccaattgtaaactggggattattaggtgaccatgatggtttgagggccagattgggaatttagccaggacactggggttacacccctactcttacgataagtgccatgggatctttaatgacctcagagtcaggacacccgtttaacgtcccatccgaaagacggcaccctacacagggcagtgtccccaatcactgccctggggcattgggatattttttagaccagaggaaagagtgcctcctactggccctccaacaccacttccagcagcatctggtctcccatccagggcctgaccaggaccaagcctgcttagcttcagaagcaagccagtagtggtatgcagggtggtatgctgctggcattatATAGTATAATTATATATAGTcaaattctgtaaaatgtatttaacttattCCTCAAGCGGTAAGTAATTTTTTCCAGTCGGATACAACTATTAACTTCTGATAGCTACATTGCAACTGGCAGGGGGGAATCCAATTTCCATTTCAAGGCGATACATTTCTTGGCAATCGCTAGcaatatttctgttagctttatggcatggctttgcctaagattggtgttagtaaagttgcccagtagacagacctccgggtctaaagggaatgcaaccccatgaattgaggatatggtatcgcataccccctcccagaaaccgtgtagttttgaacactgccaagtggaatggaggaatgttccttcatctgagccacatctaaaacatagggaggagatatcagggttgaacttgtgcagtctagatggggtgatatagagctgatggaggaaattaaactggatcagtctgtatctggagttcaatgtggatgtaacaccatccctgcataggtcactccatagaccctcatcaagatcaatacccagatctttttcccatctaagtcggggtttatctcgcccaggcagtgttagtcctgacataagagcatcgtaaacacgggaaatggtcttggacagtggttggtctgcgtggcagagttgttcaataggtgacatcttaggtaggttccattgtcccttgaGAGACACCCTAATAAAGTTTCGTAGTTGTAGGTAGCTAAAGAAGTCCCTATTAGGCAAGTGGTATTTCTGTTTCAGCTGATCAAAAGACATAAGAACTCCCTCCTCGTAACAATGTTCCAGAAGAGTGATCCCCTTATCAGACCATGGTCTAAAGTTACTATTCTGGAAAAACATAGGAATCAATCTATTGTTCCATAAAGGGGTTTTAGGGGAAAGGAATCCCCCTCGTCCGAACAGCTCATGCAGTTTGCACCATGCCAGGACAGAATGTATGATTAAAGGGTTGTCTGTGATGGTTTTTATAGATTTTCTGTCCCATTTGTAAAACAATTCTGCCCCAGTGTCATCATTTACCTCAAGCTTTTCAATGttcaaccatgagggagagggacccttgtcaaacctctgagccagaaacctagactgtgctgcccagtagtacattctaaaattggggaggtttaagcccccttgactgtaatccagggtcagtttatccaggccaaccctaggggttttgccgtgccagataaaccgtctggtcatcttgtcgagagaggaaaagaatgctgcgggaacaggaataggga
The DNA window shown above is from Salvelinus fontinalis isolate EN_2023a chromosome 40, ASM2944872v1, whole genome shotgun sequence and carries:
- the LOC129839068 gene encoding zinc finger protein 664-like, producing MSSINYSPPVKEEEVCWTEKEPLGLNVVVKEEEEEEDVTVKQVEGEAVTVKEEEKDVSVKEEEEAFRVKEEEDVTVKEEGNAVFGVKEEEGEITVTLEEEEEVGDLFNIRERCGSSGEPQQHHDADEAEKSLSTSEHLKKHQQRPTGRKPHCCSDCGKDCKSSSKLKIHQRVHTREKPYSCDQCGKSFTQSNSLKSHRKLHTGEKPYSCDQCGKSYITSSHLTVHHRTHTGEKPFRCDQCGKGFIKSSHLTVHHRTHTGEKSYSCDQCGKRFNKSSHLTSHQRVHTGEKSYSCDQCGKSLTTSRNLTLHQWTHKGDKPFSCDQCGKSFVRFSHLTVHQRTHTGEKPYSCDQCGKRFNKSSHLTTHQRVHTGEKPYSCDQCGKSLTTSRNLTLHQWTHKGDKPFSCDQCGKSFVRFSHLTVHQLTHKGDKPYSCDQCGKRYSGKRSLIKHQKIHT